In Glandiceps talaboti chromosome 4, keGlaTala1.1, whole genome shotgun sequence, a single window of DNA contains:
- the LOC144433641 gene encoding integrin alpha-8-like: protein MEGTLFWIFAICIGLVYSFNIDLEVPVVHAGPDNSMFGFAVSLHQHGSQNWLLIGAPRAETGVTDVEKGGAVYKCGASAAGLCDQIGFDTSPSHVGMVDGEYKQFEEKSNRWFGATVKSSGRNGDVVACAPRHVYFYLGDGTDHVFPMGTCFTSGSDFRRSSIKEYSPCKTLAPQGTRWDLLGNCLAGMSADIVKGFSLLIGSPGSYSWQGQIYVKDLIFDRNYNTFEGNSDREYDNYAGYSVAIGEYYHGIYKEYVAGVPRGNDLRGLVKIYFLRQDQSLILHQKLEGEQLGSYFGSSVCAVDVNGDDRDDVIVGAPYYTDRQSSIEKWEAGKIYVYYQNENYKFSEPDTITGTESTARFGSAVASIGDVNQDGYNDIAVGAPFHGDDDEGAVYIYHGSKNGLRTQASQVITPSDIDINLQTFGSSLAGALDMDGNQYPDILVGAYGVDQAVLLRSRPVVSIEEGITLTPEYIDLEKKCSDGTPAACFDLNVCFKHTGVNVPTTLDIEFTCTLDTFKQIHKRAYFAATGSTKHTAVIKLETPDTDWCSGNRKVYLREDFSDKYSPIGVDIKYKLVESQFSSTDVKPILNNYIPETITKQMQILRNCGDDGICIPDLQLKAELDKHELFIGGGEEVKLKINVSNHDEDSFETEVSIQIPAGFDFVRVKKTDNSEYNVACFDNPDYEDTVTCSAGNPLKASDQVMFDFTMSSVRFSDSDITHINDIDTLVEFNLNSTSTNPEKAHTLFNNAVEVKLPIKVNSTIVFIGLAIPEQVTYDPKPTEPELIVTREEEIGPEVTHVYEVRNMGPSSIDGADINIKWPAFTSTGEHLLYLLDVKMKGGSQCTVQGDLNPEKLEMRYSPSVRVMPGTRRKREEDGEKLPLNQDCKAEGCVEIHCPIDFILARGEAAFVEVRSRLWKETLIKGGHDNSQITSRANVQVTSMPYRIPSLSYPGASLEITSVASTMKPKALPVPIWVIILAILGGLLILLCIILVLWKAGFFKRKRVEEQYMEKETVDTGDVPDVYVPPATTVVVKDEYKENVENEDRDSVLTDPEYENVVKPTNVGEPLELEGKPKTPEDYEEIPEPVKTGPLDDTEYVNIVEIDPDLMIETPEPEPSKAESTSDLISTEETKEEEK from the exons GTTATTGATAGGTGCCCCGAGGGCAGAAACAGGTGTAACAGACGTTGAAAAGGGCGGAGCTGTTTACAAATGTGGAGCTAGTGCAGCAGGACTATGTGACCAGATAGGATTTGACACATCAC caTCCCATGTGGGCATGGTTGATGGTGAATATAAACAATTCGAGGAAAAGTCTAATAGGTGGTTTGGAGCAACCGTCAAAAGTTCTGGAAGAAATGGAGATGTCGTT GCGTGTGCTCCAAGACACGTGTATTTTTATTTAGGTGATGGTACAGACCATGTGTTTCCTATGGGAACCTGCTTCACATCAGGGAGTGATTTTAGACGATCCAGTATCAAGGAATACTCACCTTGCAAAACTTTAG CTCCACAAGGAACCAGATGGGATTTACTTGGAAATTGTTTAGCTGGAATGAGTGCTGACATTGTAAAG GGCTTCTCTTTACTTATTGGTTCTCCTGGTAGTTACTCATGGCAAG GTCAGATTTATGTAAAAGATTTGATATTCGATAGGAATTACAATACCTTTGAAGGTAATAGTGATAGAGAGTATGATAACTATGCCG GTTACTCTGTAGCAATAGGGGAATACTATCATGGTATCTACAAGGAGTATGTAGCTGGTGTGCCAAGGGGCAATGACCTCAGAGGACTG GTAAAAATCTACTTTCTACGACAAGATCAGAGTCTCATACTACACCAAAAATTGGAGGGTGAACAACTAGGGTCCTATTTTGGAAGCTCTGTGTGTGCTGTTGATGTAAACGGCGACGA TCGAGATGATGTTATTGTTGGCGCCCCGtattacacagacagacaaagcaGCATCGAAAAATGGGAAGCTGGCAAAATCTATGTgtattatcaaaatgaaaac TATAAGTTCAGTGAACCTGACACAATCACAGGTACAGAAAGTACAGCAAGGTTTGGATCAGCTGTGGCAAGCATTGGTGACGTCAATCAAGATGGCTACAATG ATATTGCTGTCGGTGCACCCTttcatggtgatgatgatgaaggtgCAGTTTACATATACCATGGGTCGAAGAATGGGTTAAGAACACAAGCTTCACAG GTAATTACACCATCTGATATCGATATCAATCTACAAACTTTTGGATCGTCACTGGCTGGAGCATTAGACATGGATGGTAACCAATATCCAG ATATTCTTGTTGGTGCTTATGGTGTCGATCAAGCTGTTCTACTGAG gTCAAGACCTGTCGTCAGCATCGAAGAAGGAATAACTCTGACCCCAGAATACATTGACCTAGAAAAGAAATGTTCAGACGGAACTCCAGCGGCGTG ttTTGATCTGAACGTATGCTTTAAGCACACTGGTGTCAATGTGCCAACTACTCTCG ATATTGAGTTCACATGTACATTAGATACCTTCAAGCAAATACATAAAAGAGCCTACTTCGCTGCTACAGGATCGACGAAGCATACTGCGGTGATAAAATTAGAAACACCCGATACAGATTGGTGCTCGGGGAATCGAAAAGTGTATCTAAGG GAGGACTTTTCTGATAAATATTCACCCATAGGCGTAgatatcaaatacaaactagTAGAGAGTCAATTTTCATCTACCGATGTCAAACCAATACTGAATAATTACATTCCTGAAACTATTACAAAACAG ATGCAAATTCTAAGGAATTGTGGAGACGATGGGATATGTATTCCCGATTTACAACTGAAAGCAGAACT AGATAAACATGAATTATTCATCGGAGGTGGTGAAGAAGTAAAGTTAAAAATCAATGTATCTAACCACGATGAGGATTCCTTTGAAACCGAAGTCTCCATCCAAATTCCTGCTGGCTTTGATTTTGTTAGAGTGAAGAAGACAGATAACTCA GAATATAATGTGGCCTGTTTTGATAACCCTGATTATGAAGACACTGTGACGTGTAGTGCTGGTAACCCACTGAAGGCATCTGATCAG GTTATGTTTGATTTCACCATGTCCAGTGTACGCTTCAGTGACTCAGATATCACACACATCAACGATATTGACACCCTAGTTGAATTCAATCTCAACTCCACCAG TACAAATCCAGAAAAAGCACATACATTGTTTAACAACGCCGTCGAAGTAAAACTACCAATCAAAGTCAATTCGACCATCGTGTTCATTGG TTTGGCTATACCAGAGCAAGTAACCTATGACCCCAAGCCAACTGAACCAGAGTTGATTGTTACCCGTGAGGAGGAAATTGGTCCAGAGGTCACACATGTTTATGAG GTTCGTAACATGGGTCCTAGCTCAATTGACGGAGCTGATATTAATATCAAGTGGCCTGCCTTTACTTCAACTGGTGAACATCTACTGTATCTATTGGACGTTAAGATGAAAGGTGGTTCACAGTGTACTGTCCAAGGTGATCTAAACCCAGAGAAACTTGAG ATGCGTTATAGCCCGTCTGTGAGAGTTATGCCTGGCACGAGAAGGAAGAGGGAAGAAGATGGAGAGAAACTACCACTCAATCAG GATTGCAAAGCCGAAGGTtgtgttgagatacattgtccAATTGACTTTATACTAGCACGTGGTGAAGCAGCGTTTGTTGAAGTACGGTCAAGACTTTGGAAAGAGACATTGATAAAG GGTGGGCATGACAACAGTCAGATCACTTCAAGAGCAAATGTACAAGTAACCAGCATGCCGTATAGAATCCCGTCATTATCTTATCCTGGTGCGTCTTTGGAG ATCACCAGTGTTGCATCAACAATGAAACCAAAAGCATTACCAGTACCGATCTGGGTGATAATCCTTGCCATCTTAGGTGGTCTTCTTATTCTATTGTGTATCATCTTAGTACTATGGAAG GCTGGCTTCTTCAAAAGGAAACGAGTTGAGGAGCAATACATGGAGAAGGAAACGGTAGATACAGGAGATGTACCTGATGTATACGTACCCCCAGCAACGACGGTAGTAGTCAAAGACGAATACAAAGAGAATGTCGAGAACGAAGATAGGGACAGCGTACTGACTGATCCAGAGTATGAGAATGTAGTTAAACCAACAAATGTTGGCGAACCGCTCGAACTAGAAGGCAAACCAAAAACACCAGAAGATTATGAGGAAATCCCAGAACCCGTCAAAACTGGACCCCTTGACGACACAGAATACGTGAATATTGTCGAGATAGATCCTGATCTAATGATAGAAACGCCCGAACCCGAACCATCGAAAGCCGAGTCAACATCGGATTTGATTTCAACCGAAGAGACGAAGGAGGAAGAGAAgtga